The following are encoded in a window of Amaranthus tricolor cultivar Red isolate AtriRed21 chromosome 2, ASM2621246v1, whole genome shotgun sequence genomic DNA:
- the LOC130805759 gene encoding uncharacterized protein LOC130805759 has protein sequence MGKKKDVDNFTKTQIMHDLLTSANSNGKLQHGFINEIAKKYDLHRRTIGRIWRQIRDQKKHNLPINVNNMKSLTNGKARIAFDENKFKSIEKAKKTTLRSLSKAMEVSYTTVCRWKKKRYFRKHTNAIKPLLTDKNKLDRLIFCLSSCILDEQTKNFTFNEMKNVVHIDEKLFYITRTQQTFYLTQDEIEPHREIQSKRFIPKIMFMCAVARPIFSIEGEMIFDGKIGIFPFTHEVAAQRSSKNRKRGEPETKPIQSITKEHTRDMIVHKILPAIRLKWPSDLSKTIFIQQDNAKPHIIDDDEVFREVATLDGFNFHLVQQPPNSPDMNVLDLGFFRSIQSLQHQKSAYNYSQLVKAVTTSFDNLTPNALKNVWITLQACKIEVIKKLGGMDYAIPHMSKAKLEREGRLPHCLGVQQETIYQALRYLETKVDKTTLEGILFYLGITEATSQATTEAIPEATTEATIEATIEAIPEAIPEATTESTAYIPARTEATTEATPA, from the coding sequence atgggaaaaaaaaaagatgtagaTAATTTCACTAAGACTCAAATAATGCATGACCTTTTAACGTCAGCAAACAGTAATGGGAAGCTACAACACGGGTTCATCAACGAAATTGCGAAGAAGTACGATTTGCATAGGAGGACAATCGGAAGGATATGGAGACAGATTCGTGatcaaaaaaaacacaatttaccAATTAATGTCAACAATATGAAGTCATTGACCAACGGTAAAGCTCGAATCGCCTttgatgaaaacaaattcaaatcaattgaaaaagcGAAGAAGACAACCTTAAGATCACTTTCAAAGGCTATGGAAGTAAGCTACACCACAGTATGCAGATGGAAAAAAAAGAGGTACTTTCGCAAGCACACCAACGCAATCAAACCGTTACTTACAGACAAAAATAAACTCGACaggttaattttttgtcttagTAGTTGCATTTTAGATGAGCAAACAAAGAATTTCACatttaatgaaatgaaaaatgtaGTCCACATTGATGAAAAGTTGTTTTACATTACAAGGACACAACAAACATTTTATCTAACTCAAGATGAAATAGAGCCTCATAGAGAAATCCAATCAAAAAGATTTATCCCCaagatcatgtttatgtgtgccGTTGCAAGACCGATCTTTTCTATTGAAGGTGAGAtgatttttgatggaaagataggcaTTTTTCCATTCACACATGAAGTGGCAGCACAAAGAAGTTCAAAAAACAGAAAGAGAGGAGAGCCAGAGACcaaaccaatacaatcaatcactaaaGAACACACAAGAGACATGATTGTGCACAAGATACTACCAGCAATTAGACTTAAATGGCCATCAGATTTAAGCAAAACAATTTTCATTCAACAGGACAATGCTAAACCACACATTATAGATGATGATGAGGTGTTTAGAGAGGTGGCTACACTAGATGGATTTAACTTCCacttagtgcaacaacctcctaACTCACCGGATATGAATGTGCTAGACTTAGGGTTCTTTAGGTCAATACAATCTTTACAGCATCAAAAATCAGCATACAACTACTCACAATTAGTTAAGGCAGTAACCACATCATTTGACAATCTAACACCAAATGCACTGAAGAATGTATGGATCACATTGCAAGCATGTAAaattgaagttattaagaaactaGGTGGTATGGATTATGCAATTCCACACATGAGCAAAGCAAAACTAGAAAGGGAAGGGAGACTCCCACATTGTTTGGGGGTACAGCAGGAAACAATTTACCAGGCACTAAGGTATCTGGAAACAAAGGTGGATAAAACTACATTGGAgggcattttattttacttggggATCACAGAAGCAACATCACaagcaacaacagaagcaataccagaagcaacaacagaagcaacaatTGAAGCAACAATTGAAGCAATACCAGAAGCAATAccagaagcaacaacagaaTCAACAGCATATATTCCagcaagaacagaagcaacaacagaagcaacACCAGCATGA